One genomic window of Silurus meridionalis isolate SWU-2019-XX chromosome 22, ASM1480568v1, whole genome shotgun sequence includes the following:
- the igfals gene encoding insulin-like growth factor-binding protein complex acid labile subunit, whose protein sequence is MQLSILVLWALGTSLVCVDATTEKAKPMEDSTACSISCTCLSDDYTLELYCSARNLSQVPADIPSSTRTLWLDGNLFTTLPADTFKNLSNLDFLNLQSGHLSSLDVQVFKGLHTLAHLHLERNNLRSLPATIFQNTPGLASISLHNNQLSRIDERLFAGLSHMWLLNLGWNSLSVLPENVFNDLHGLRELVLAGNRLAYLQPQLFQGLGELKELDLSGNYLRVIKVNVFLKLTKLQKLYLAQNQIMTVAPRAFVGMKSLRWLDLSRNRLSMIHDETFLGLHSLHVLRLSNNSVTSLKPGTFRDLQYLEELCLSHNQIRALGERVFEGLSHLEVLILEYNKLQEARAGTFIGLNHLAVMKLTGSCFRILPDQVFKGLSKLHSIHLDKGCLNKVSTQAFTGLTGLRRLFLQHNNISVVDRQSFVELQGLQQLDLRFNKLASLSSYTFFGLKSLDYLLLSNNMLCQIPSEVLQPMHYLSWLDLSGNKLEVLHNSTLNILPRLRYLNLRDNALTTLPPFIPDGLDQVWLSGNSWKCDCSAKTFKDFSLQKPHVVPRQVETLAEGEEPHTLITVNNNITCATPPSLAGLDLRDVSSEQLC, encoded by the coding sequence ATGCAGTTGTCTATACTGGTATTATGGGCACTGGGAACATCACTGGTGTGCGTAGATGCTACTACAGAAAAAGCAAAGCCCATGGAGGACTCTACAGCCTGCtcaataagctgcacctgtctctCTGATGACTATACGTTAGAGCTCTACTGCAGTGCACGAAACCTTTCACAGGTTCCTGCTGATATCCCTTCATCTACACGTACTTTATGGCTGGATGGAAACCTGTTCACTACCCTGCCAGCTGACACGTTCAAAAATCTGAGCAATTTGGACTTCTTGAATCTACAAAGTGGGCATCTGTCAAGTCTTGATGTCCAAGTGTTTAAAGGACTGCATACTCTTGCTCACCTACACCTGGAGAGAAACAATCTTCGCTCATTACCCGCTACCATTTTTCAAAACACCCCTGGCCTTGCTTCCATCAGTCTCCACAACAATCAACTGTCTCGTATCGATGAAAGGTTATTTGCAGGTCTTTCTCATATGTGGCTCCTGAACCTTGGGTGGAACTCTCTTTCGGTTCTTCCCGAGAATGTATTTAATGACCTGCATGGTTTACGGGAGTTGGTGCTTGCCGGTAATCGCTTGGCTTATCTACAGCCTCAGCTTTTCCAGGGTCTTGGAGAGCTTAAAGAGTTGGACCTAAGTGGAAACTATCTACGAGTTATCAAGGTCAATGTCTTTCTGAAACTTACAAAACTGCAAAAGCTTTACCTTGCCCAAAATCAGATTATGACAGTGGCACCTAGAGCATTTGTGGGCATGAAGTCTTTGAGATGGTTGGATCTAAGCAGAAACCGTCTTTCCATGATCCATGATGAAACTTTCCTTGGTCTACATAGCCTACATGTACTCCGCCTGTCAAACAACTCAGTGACCAGTCTTAAGCCAGGTACGTTTCGTGATCTGCAGTATCTTGAAGAGCTCTGTCTGTCCCACAACCAAATTAGAGCCCTAGGAGAGAGAGTTTTTGAAGGACTGAGCCATCTAGAGGTGCTGATCTTAGAATACAATAAGCTACAAGAGGCACGAGCAGGTACCTTTATCGGCCTTAACCACTTGGCTGTGATGAAGCTCACTGGTAGCTGTTTCCGCATTCTACCAGATCAAGTTTTTAAAGGCCTGTCGAAGCTACATAGCATTCATCTTGACAAAGGCTGTTTGAACAAAGTATCCACCCAAGCTTTCACTGGGCTGACAGGCCTACGTCGACTTTTCCTACAACACAACAACATCTCTGTGGTGGATCGTCAGAGTTTTGTGGAGCTCCAAGGCCTGCAACAGCTTGACCTAAGATTCAACAAACTGGCATCACTCTCTTCCTACACCTTCTTTGGATTAAAAAGTCTTGATTACCTCCTTCTATCCAACAATATGCTATGCCAAATTCCTTCAGAAGTACTTCAACCAATGCATTACCTGTCTTGGTTAGACCTCTCTGGAAATAAGCTGGAGGTTCTCCATAATTCAACGTTGAATATTCTGCCACGACTGCGCTACCTCAACCTGAGGGATAATGCGCTGACCACACTTCCACCTTTCATTCCAGATGGCTTGGACCAAGTCTGGCTATCAGGTAACAGCTGGAAATGTGACTGTAGTGCTAAAACCTTCAAGGATTTCAGCTTGCAGAAGCCCCATGTAGTTCCACGCCAGGTGGAGACCTTGGCAGAGGGGGAAGAgccacacacacttatcacagTCAATAACAACATCACATGTGCCACCCCACCCAGTCTTGCTGGATTGGACCTGCGAGATGTCAGCAGTGAACAATTGTGCTAA